A region of the Synechococcus sp. PCC 7502 genome:
CCACAGAGTTTTCCACAACTTTAGCAAAGTTTTCCACAGGTTAACCATGGGTTTCCACAGGTCTAAATTTGATGATCTGATGCTAGCTATGGGCTAAGGGGAAAGTGCGATCAGGGTTGGGGAAAACAATGTAAAGCATGAAAATTATTGCCAAATGTAACAATAACAGCTTGAAAATATCGATTATAAGCTGTCAAGTCCCCTAAAAAGCTCTAAAATCCTACTAGGCGATCGCATTGACAAGCCCGATAATAAGCCACAAAATGTAAAGCCTATTAGCCCATTAAGTCCAAGTCATCATTATGAATTCTAATGTCAGCATTTTGGCGGAAATCCCTGAAGAACTCCATGAAACTCTAAAAAACTATCTTGAAACGCACCCCGACTGGGATCAAGATCGAGTATTTGCTGCTGCCTTATCTTTGTTTCTATTGC
Encoded here:
- a CDS encoding DUF2811 domain-containing protein, whose translation is MNSNVSILAEIPEELHETLKNYLETHPDWDQDRVFAAALSLFLLQNGNCETVNSSRSYRSAAKVYLNSLFQHSA